CCCCTGCATCGCGGGACCTGGCCGCGGAGTTTAGATCAATATCAGCCTATCTCAATTCCCTGATGCACGGTGATCCCCCCAGGGGAAGATGTGTGATCAGGCCTGGAGCGAGAAGCCGAGGACGCTCTCGAGCTCGCCCAGGGCCTGGCCGGGCTGGTCGACCTTGATCGTCGTCATGCCGAGCTGCCGGGCGGTCTTCAGGTTCCGCCCGATGTCGTCCAGGAACACGGCGGCCGCCGGGGCGACGCCCAGCTCCTGACAGGCGTGTTGGTAGATCGCGGGGTCCGGCTTCTGGAGACCCAGCACGCTCGACTCGAAGAAGGCGTCGAAGTGCGAGCGCAGGGCCCGCGTCCCGTCGTCGCGCTCTTCGGACGCCCAGTTGTTGGTGAGCGCCGCGGCGCGCAGGCCGTTCGACCGGATCCGTGCGATCGCATCGAGCATGGCCTCGCGCGGCTTCGAAGCTTCCGCCATGCGTTCCATCATCGTGCGCGCGTCGATCCGTTCACCCGCGGCGGCGCAATCGGATTCGAAGGCGGGGATGAACGCCTCGAGCGAGAGCTTGCCGCGTTCGAGACGTCCCCAGGCGCCTTCGGCTCCCGTGTCCACGACCACGCGATTCACGAAGCCGGCAGGCAACCCCGTCTCGGTCTCGTAGGCGGCGATCGCGTGGAGCGGCGAGCCGAGGACCACGCCGCCCAGATCGAAGATCACGACTTCGATCGTCACGGCGCGCTCGGCGCTGCGTCGCGATCGACGCGCAGGATGCGATCGCCGGCGAAGGTGCCGACCAGGATGTCGCCGCCGGGGACCCAGAGTCCGACCGTGCCGGCGCCGCCGGGCGTGGTGTCGTCGCTGACATAGAGGTTTTCGGTCTGCAGGGTCTCCGGGTCGATGGCGACGATCGCGAAGGCGAGAGGGCATGCACCGTCGGTGATCTCGTCGCAGGCGAGGGTGTCGGTCACCGACTCGGGTCGCAGCGAGGCCACCCAGAGGCGGCCGTCGGGACCCCAGGTGAGGTTGTCCGGCGTGGGCACCTCGGCATGGCCTTCGACTTCGCCGCTCTCGAGATTCACGCGCGCGACCTGGCCGCCCAGCGAAGCGTTCACGAACAGGTGCCGGCCGTCGGGCGAGACCTCGACGCCATTCGGGAAGCCCGCGTCGGTGCCCGGGACGGCCCGAAACCCGTTGCTCGGCGTCCATTCCCATACGTGACCGGTGTCGGCGCCGAAGAGCGCCCCGCTCACCATCGCGAAGAACCGTCCCGCGCTTCCCTTGGGCATCATGTGGCTGGCGAAGAAGCTCCCGTCGGGTCGCCCCACCACCTCGTTGAGCCAGCTGCCCTCGGGCGGTTCCACGCAGCCGCGCCAGGCGACCTGCCACTCGCCCGCGGCGTCGCGTCCGACTTCGAAGAACTCGACCGACTCTCGCTGATGGTGCTGGACGACGAGCAGCTGCAGCCGTCCGTCACTGCGCTCCGACAGGTCTAGGCCATGGGGCGTGAGCGCCTCGAGCGGGCCTTCGCAGGCGGGGTCGCCCCAGCGCGCCTCGCCGTTTCCGCCGCCCGCGTAGAGCGGGTGGCGCTCTCCCGTCTCGAGGTCGAGGCGGCTGAGCAAACCCTGGTGCTCGCCATCCATCCCCCCGTACTCGCTGACCAGGACACTGCGTCCGTCGGGCAGGAGCGCCAGGTCTTCCGGGTTCTGGTAGCCGCACAGCGGGGTCACGTCGCCGACCGGATCGCAGCCGGTGATGGGCTCGACGCTGGCGCAGCCGAATGAGATCAGTCCTGCCGCGAGGGCGGCGAGCGCGGAGGTTCGGTTCATGCCGATTCCTGGGTGGCCGGGCTCGCTGGAGGGCCCGGTGAACGCCGCAGCGTCCGGAACGAGTCGAAAGTGAAGATCGCCAGCGCGATCCAGACGCACACGAAGGTACCGGCGTGCTTCCAGGTGAAGGGCTCTGCGTACGCGAGCACGGCGAGCAGCAGTGCGAGGGTCGGAGCGATGTACTGGAATACGCCGATCATGACGAGCGGAAGCCGCCGGGCGGCGTTCGCGAAGAGCACGAGGGGTGCGGCGGTCACGACGCCCGAGAGGGCGATCCAAACCGACGTTCCCCAGGTGTCTGCGGGGAATACCCACGGGCCCTCGGGTACCCACCAGAGGTACGCGATCGCGACGGGCGCGAGGCACAGCATCTCCCCGGCGAAGCCGACGATCGGCGGCACCGACGCCAGCCGTTGGACGAGTCCGTACAGCGCGAAGGAGCCGGCGAGGGCGGCGGAGATCCAGGGCAGGCCCCCGAGCTGCCAGGTCCACCAGAGGACGCCCGCGGTCGCGATCGCAACCGCGACACTCTGGGCCGGACGCAGGCGCTCGCCGAGCAACAGGAAGCCCAGCGCGACGCTCATCAGCGGGTTCACGTAGTAGCCGAGGCTCGTGTGACTGACACGGTCGGTCTCGACCGAGTAGAGGAACACCAGCCAGTTGATCGAGATCAACAGCGCAGCGCCGGCGATGGGCAGCACCGTCTTCGGCGTGCGGAGGGCGCGCCCGAGTTCGCGAAGCTGTCCGAAGGCCACGACCAGGAGCAGCCCGACCCCGACCGAGAAGAGCGCCCGCCAGGCCGTCAGCTCCCAGGCGCCCAGATGGCTGAGCGGTTTCCAGAAGGCGGGGGTGACCCCCCAGATGAGATAGGCGCCGATGGCGTAGAGCGCGCCTTCGGCGCGCGGGGAGGGGGTCGGGCCGGGATCGTTTCGGGGCGCGGGGGACACGGCGAGCGGAGCATACCGACCTCGGCGGCGGGCGGGTGGGTCCGGGCCGGGGCAGGGCGAACGCTATCGTCCCCGGCATGGAGGGGACGGTGCGTTTCGTTCGGTCGCCAGCCGCGGGCCTGGTGATCCGACACCGGCCCGAGCTCACGGCGCGTCAGGTGCTGGCGGCGATCGATGCCCATCGCGAGAACGCGGGCCG
The DNA window shown above is from Myxococcota bacterium and carries:
- a CDS encoding SMP-30/gluconolactonase/LRE family protein, which translates into the protein MNRTSALAALAAGLISFGCASVEPITGCDPVGDVTPLCGYQNPEDLALLPDGRSVLVSEYGGMDGEHQGLLSRLDLETGERHPLYAGGGNGEARWGDPACEGPLEALTPHGLDLSERSDGRLQLLVVQHHQRESVEFFEVGRDAAGEWQVAWRGCVEPPEGSWLNEVVGRPDGSFFASHMMPKGSAGRFFAMVSGALFGADTGHVWEWTPSNGFRAVPGTDAGFPNGVEVSPDGRHLFVNASLGGQVARVNLESGEVEGHAEVPTPDNLTWGPDGRLWVASLRPESVTDTLACDEITDGACPLAFAIVAIDPETLQTENLYVSDDTTPGGAGTVGLWVPGGDILVGTFAGDRILRVDRDAAPSAP
- a CDS encoding HAD family phosphatase: MTIEVVIFDLGGVVLGSPLHAIAAYETETGLPAGFVNRVVVDTGAEGAWGRLERGKLSLEAFIPAFESDCAAAGERIDARTMMERMAEASKPREAMLDAIARIRSNGLRAAALTNNWASEERDDGTRALRSHFDAFFESSVLGLQKPDPAIYQHACQELGVAPAAAVFLDDIGRNLKTARQLGMTTIKVDQPGQALGELESVLGFSLQA
- the rarD gene encoding EamA family transporter RarD; amino-acid sequence: MSPAPRNDPGPTPSPRAEGALYAIGAYLIWGVTPAFWKPLSHLGAWELTAWRALFSVGVGLLLVVAFGQLRELGRALRTPKTVLPIAGAALLISINWLVFLYSVETDRVSHTSLGYYVNPLMSVALGFLLLGERLRPAQSVAVAIATAGVLWWTWQLGGLPWISAALAGSFALYGLVQRLASVPPIVGFAGEMLCLAPVAIAYLWWVPEGPWVFPADTWGTSVWIALSGVVTAAPLVLFANAARRLPLVMIGVFQYIAPTLALLLAVLAYAEPFTWKHAGTFVCVWIALAIFTFDSFRTLRRSPGPPASPATQESA